The Toxorhynchites rutilus septentrionalis strain SRP chromosome 3, ASM2978413v1, whole genome shotgun sequence genome includes a region encoding these proteins:
- the LOC129775507 gene encoding uncharacterized protein LOC129775507: MIANSNNLVNKAIEGLDSVNLLFNLDELSHQIEIIEEAISLARLSIPSSRLISLQELTAAQHTLQDNGLGSDTIDNILDIASAYVMYSQHSIVYVLKIPKVTSDAFTLYYIEPMISNSTRIHLKSKYYLKGPNSFSSEIPCPKTRNLHVCLNQQLEAPDSCIEQLFNGEPSQCPMEKTYGQNFVKKVDDFNIVVNQVNMTIRSNCSAHNQRLEGSYLIQISNCSIRLNNEEYFNKEIEIPSKPFIPTTGLKIIFM; encoded by the exons ATGATTGCAAATTCTAATAACCTAGTAAACAAAGCTATAGAAGGGCTTGATTCTGTAAACCTCTTATTCAACTTAGATGAACTCTCCCACCAAATAGAAATTATAGAAGAAGCAATTTCCCTAGCCAGGCTTAGCATACCCAGTAGTCGGCTCATCAGTCTACAAGAACTAACAGCAGCGCAGCATACGCTACAGGACAACGGCCTAGGATCAGACACCATAGATAATATCCTCGACATAGCCAGCGCATACGTTATGTACTCGCAACATTCCATAGTCTACGTGCTCAAAATTCCAAAGGTTACGAGCGATGCGTTCACATTATACTACATTGAACCAATGATTTCGAATAGCACACGTATTCACCTAAAATCCAAGTACTATCTGAAGGGTCCAAATTCATTTTCATCGGAGATACCATGTCCAAAAACCAGAAATTTACATGTATGCTTGAATCAGCAGTTAGAAGCACCGGACAGCTGTATTGAGCAGCTCTTTAATGGAGAACCATCCCAATGCCCGATGGAGAAAACATACGGCCAAAACTTTGTCAAAAAGGTCGACGACTTCAATATCGTGGTAAATCAAGTCAACATGACGATCCGCTCCAATTGTTCAGCACACAACCAACGATTAGAGGGATCATACCTCATTCAAATATCAAACTGCTCTATTAGATTGAATAACGAGGAATACTTCAACAAGGAAATAGAAATTCCTTCGAAACCATTCATTCCCACGACTGGATTAAAG ATAATCTTCATGTGA